cctgCCTGAGGCACCCGTGGTAAACGGGATTTGAAAAGCAATTCTTAACATTGGCACAAAACTCGGAGACAATGACAACAACAGGCCCCGCCTCCCTACGGCTAGCGTGGCATAACAATTCCCACATCCTGATGCCACGCCACTCCACCCTGTAAGCAGTAAAACACAACCCGGCCCAGAAGGTCACATCAGATGCCAGCCTGCCACGTACCTTCTTCTCTCAGCTGATCAAGGTAAATCTTCGCCAGTCTCAGTTTCTTCTCTTGGGCAGTTTCCTCAATTTCTTCATCTtcgtttctttgtttttttccaacctgagggctttttaaaaaaacaaaagacagacagacagccagctGCTCAGTTATTGATGCCATCAACCAAAGCGTCCCAGAGAGAGCTCCCCACAGGCCCGGCAAGCGCGAGAGTTGGCACAGCAGCACGTTCAGGGAGCGATTCACCGAGACCCCCCACTCCACCCCAGGCCCGTGCCAAGATCAGACTGCCCGCTGCTAGCTGGGCTATCGAGCCACAGGACGTGGGACAAATGACACAAACCCGAGGCTCGCGAGGCCCAGTCTCCAATGATCACAGGTCACCGCTGCGGGTTGTGTCCCCAACGTCCCTGTCCAGTTGGCGCCGTTCATATCCGAGTCCTTGCATTAGGGTGTGTCATTTTGCTCAAACCCCACCGAGGTTTTTGGGGTCAGACTATTTTGCACAGGACCCCCGGAGCAGCTGCAGGCGAGGGCGGCACAGCATTGCTTTGGATTCGAACCGACAGCCTTGGAGTTACCAGCACAGACAGAATAAAAACTCCAATGACAAACAAACCAACCAACCAGAAAAATGAAAGGCCTTCTGGGTAACCAACAGTCAGTCAATGGCGGTCAGCAAGTGCCAGCGGGATGCTTCTGGTTGGGCGCTAAAACGGGCCTGCTCAGTGAAGGCAGGGGTCCAGTTAAGAGACAGAAACTCGAAACCCGCACCCCGAGTGCAGAGTAACGCCCGCTCCCAACATCATCGCCATTAACTACACGATGGCACCGCTGAGAAATCAGACCACCTGAATGTATCAGCAGCCAGGGGCAATGGGTGGGCAGCAGAGCACATGGCGGGCGTCCATCCCTGCAGGCTTCCTCTGCCACTCAAACGTGATGAGCAACACCGGTCCTTATGATTAAAatggacaaataaaataaaagatgcgCCAACAACGTGTGGACAAAATGGCACCCCTGGCACAAAGATTCCAGTGGTTACTCTTTGAAGCACACGCCGACCTCCCTGACCTTACCAGATTAATGACATTAGGGGTCACCTTCTTCTACCTCTCGTGTCCTCGTCACCTTGCTCTGTCACGCCcgccacctgcatgtcctctcctcTCACCTGGCAGCTTtgtctcccaatatacccctcatctctccaaACCAATGCcacctcgcctctctgactttgtctcccaaccctctaatgtcctcatttctaatcctgtccatccttgtctcACCCAATGCCACTCTGCCAGCTCCGTCTCCTGTGCCCCCATCTCCTGCCCATatgacacagctggtctcactgccatcctgTAGGCCGTCCCTGCCATTTAAAATCGCTCTCTCAGTCTTACAATCAACCGACATCAGCGCTGCTAGAGTTTTCAAAACACAAGACAACCTGCCGCTGTGCCCATCACAAGCTGAAAGGACGCCACCCGGAGAAGAGCACCTCAGCCCTGACAAGATGGCGGGGGACGGCAGGCAGGTGAGCCTCCTACGTGAGGTTGGCACTCAGGTGGCCTGCACTTctctcatttattaaaaatgccaACGATGCCCTGTCAGTCTCCTACTAACACGACACTGGCATTGTGGGTGTAAGCTTTACAAATGTCTGAACAACCTGAAAACAATGCAGCCTGCACCTCTTTAAAGTCAAACGAGACGACAATCAGTCCGTTTGAAAAGAAAACCAACCCTGAGGGACGTCGACTAACTCGGCCCCGGGTATCGCTGGCACACCTCCAGAAAGACGTGGCCCTCTGGTGTTTCACGTGCTCGCTACTGAGCCGCGCGGTTTGCTTCTCTTCAGCGTCGTGTCTCACTGTCTGTCATTAGCATGACGTCATTGTTGCCCGCGGGTCCACTGTAGTGACAAGTGAGGTGCAGGCAAGCGCCATCTGGTGGCCGAGGTGCAGCGCCAGCACACGCACAGGTCACTCGTTTTCGTTAACTCCCGAGGACTCATGTCATGTGACCTCCGACCCTTACATGACAGTACAAGTGCTCAGCGAACTCCACGTCTACTGGCCCACCATCTGTGCGAGGTCTTCCAGTCACGACCGGCCTCCACTGCTCTGCTTGCTACCAACCTCAATGCCACTGGCAGCAGCAAAGTGCCTGAAGAAACATCCTGGACTTGCAGGATGAAATGCACATTGAGGCGGGTGCGATGCCAGCCTGCACCCTCAGTAGCCTCCAAGAGGACACCAAGCCCACAATAACAGATGCCCGCCTCCATAGGAGGAATGCTCCAGTGTGCACATCCCACACACCTCATGACAAACACAACGCATGCGCTGAACTTGAAGACATCTTTCCTTAATCCATCATCACTGGCACCAGCTTTAGTGGGCACACAGGACACCTACAGAACAGGGTCTTCACACTCCGTCTCCATCAGCGCACCCTGCTACTCAAAAGCAGGAATCTGAAGTTGTCACAAAGACAACAGGCCACCAGCGGCTCGTTCTGCATGAAAACGGAGGATCCTCAACCCTCCGACACCCCATCCTGACCGCTGGCGTGTCTAGTGCGTGGGCACAACCCTCCAAGAGCAGCCACATCATGACCCGACACACGCGCTCATTTCCTGATCGCACGCCGACTCTCTCACCAATCACGAGGTTCCTTCAGCAGTTAGAAGTTTAAAGGTGAAGACGATGGAGCCGTTGAATCTCCCGGTGCGAATTCTTCCGAGTTGTGGCTTTGGTTTCAGTCGTAACCTCGGACTGATCACATATCCAAAGTGTCCATCACCATCTGCTGTACTCCTGTTTAAAGAGCTTTATGATGGACAACACGCCTTAACAAGGACACTTCAACATCAGCAATACGGTCGGAGAACGGACAGCCGAGGATTAAACACAAGTCGTCCGGATAACGAAGAGCAATCAGCCTGCTCTTCAAAGGCGACTTCCCCGCACACTTCGTGTATTTCAGGGGCCATCGGGCACGTCTTGTGCTTTAAAGGGCCGCGTCTCAAAGTCACTGGGTGGCCTCTGCCCTGGACTGCCAGCACTTGACTCCAATGCTTCAGATTCAGACCTGTGCAATCTTGAATTGGGCTCAGAATGCCACCCACATACAGCTGACAACTGGCACGTGCCACTGGACAGGCTGGCCACAAACAAAACCAAACCCACAGATCAGGATGGAGAGACGACAAGCAGCCTTCATCAAGCGCAAGGAGGATCTGAGGGCCAAACCCGGCGTCTGTTAACATGAGCGACCGAGGCAGGGACGGACCCCCATAAGCAGGCTGGGCAGAGTACGCTCACcaatgagagagacagacagacaatcgAGCTCAAGCGGCCACACCGCTGCTCTTCACAAACACGAGCACAATTCCTTTTAGACGTGGCACCAACAGCCGCCGACGGGAGAGAAGCAGGAGTACATCTTGGATTGTTTGCGTAGGCCACTGCAGAGGCAGACTTTCAAGTTGAACTTTAAGACGAATACACGGCACTTTGGTGTTCAAGTCCCCACGGAAACCACCGGACACATCAACGCACTATTCAGACTTTAAAGCGtaatatttaagaaatataaactACACGGCCTGAAGGAGAAATTCTCACAGTCCtccaaatcaaaaaaacaaatggaactCCTCTCCTGCCCACCGTTTCCACCATTCCTCTCTCTGCTatggccatccatccattatccaacctgctatatcctaactacagggtctgctggagccaatcctagccaacacagggcgcaaggcagggaacaaaccccgggcagagcgccagcccaccacagggcacacactaggcacaattcagaatcgccaatccacctgacctgcatgttttCAGACTgtgggagacacggggagaacatgcagactccacacaggcagggaggacccgggaagtgaaccctttaagggtctcctaactgcaaggcagcagcgctacccgcaGCGCCAGCCTCTCTGCTACATTCACCTGCCATTTCATTTGGTCAGGGATGTCACAAGTCCCTCCCTGCTTTAACAATCTACTCGGGAACCCCAGCTACTCATTCCAGAGTCACAACTGAGCAAAGGAGCTCCTGGCAGAAGCCCAAGTGTGCCTCCGATATTGCTGGAGCCCAGCCTTCCCACTGGGGGTCCACTGGTCCATGCCAGGGAGAGCCACGCCCTACTGACACTGGAGGTGCGGCCACTGTATGTGCCACCTGGGCACCTCGACTCCGCCCCTTCCAATCACGTTTACCTTTCCGAGTCCGAGTCGCTGGAGATTTCTTCGTTCAGCCTCGAGGTGGGAGTCTTAAGAGGACGTTTAGCGTCTCCACTCACTGCGAGCTGAAATGAACAAGAGGGACAGAAAACGATTAGGGTCGACTACCTGCTCGTTGAAAAACTGGAACACTTGTACAGAATGTAAAACAGAAACACGTACGGTACTAATTAAGAGAGCCACCGGAAGTCAATCGGAACAAACAAAAAGTCAAACACTTTAGGAATTAGCAGTGTTGGAGGTGAAGAATCCAGAAACTCCCTCAAGCGATTCACCTAAAACACACACGGGCGAGAGGCACGGGGTATGGTGAGGGCCGGGGAGTCCACTTGGACGGCGGACATTTGCAGAAAATTCCCCATCAAACCTTCAAATGCAGGCCGTGTCTCTGTGGGCCACGCGTTAGAAAACTCCAGAAATGAACGAGCAGCGCCTACCTTTCTCTTCTGGGCAGTACCGTTCTCTTTATTTTTCGTCGTCTTTGCGCTTCCTTTCTTCTTTATGAAGAAAGACGACATGTTTCTTCTTTTAAGCCTTCACACAATAAGAACAATTTGTTAATCTGATATTAAAACAACACACGTGTGCTCCCAGCCCGCGTCGCAACTCCTCGCATATCAACACAGCGGCGCTGTACCCACGTGGCCAGTGTGCGTGCGCAGCCTTCCGGTGAAGGGCGGGGCACCAAGCAAAGCGCATCTTGATAGGACAAAAGCAGGAACAAGCACAGCCCACATTCTAGCAGAACGACCTGATTGGTTAAACAAAAGAGGCCGCTGGTACACTCGACTGGGAAATGTGTGACTAAGTCAAGGCAAGTCTCAGCAACAAGGCGACCAAAAAAAGGTTCCGCACTGGAGAGTCCTGCAGACCTCCGCAGCTCCGCGCCATTCTTCACGAGGTTGTCACTTTGCATCACACGTCAGTTATGAGCGACGTGAGGCGGACTGCTTTAAAAACGACCCAACTGTTCCTTGTTAACAAGCGGCTGAAGTGGATTTGAAGTGCAAAGTGAATCTTCATAGCCTGCTTATCCAGGGAAGCTGGTGCCTCATCTAGcaagcagtgggcacaaggcagagcaatccctggacaaggtgccatcCATCACAGGACCAACACAAATCAGGGCCAATTCAGTAACATGAGTTCTCCTGCCTggtgtgtctttggactgtgggagcgaaacccacacacacacacacacacggggagaacatgtaaagtcCACACAGGGTGCACCAGGGTCTTGAACCCCAGCTTCCTTAGTTAGTGCCACACAGGGTGCACCAGGGTCTTGAACCCCAGCTTCCTTAGTTAGTGCCACCCCACAATACGCTCAGCATGCTGTCAGCCCTTGCTGGGACTTTGATGTGCCTTTGGGTGGACCAGAGTGCCACAACTCAGCTTTAATGACTGTGAGACCACCGATCATGAACATTACTGGCAATCCTAAAGAAAGGGCATCACGGTGACCCTCACTTTATTCTTCCATTCAAAGCCCACTTCATCTGGCTCACGGTCACCATCAGGACAGAGCGCACATTAGtagcactgggcataaggcaggaggTGGCACTGGACGGATGCCACAACACAAAGCTAAAAATAAATGGTGTCACTCTGCAGGCCACCTGCTTGGATTTTTACACTTTCTTCACACATAAGGGACTCATCAGTGGCTCTCCGTGCCAGCCATTTCTTTTACAGCTGCCATCTTTCAGACCAAAGTGATCCTCACACCCAAAGGCCAGCTGGGCTAGACCAAGTCACTGTGTCAGGCCAACTGGATCAGCCAAGCCCTAAATGGGAGGCCAGTCTGTTTCAGGCTGGCATTTGAACCTGTGACCCaccagtgtgccctgcagtgcccGTTTGACAACCCACAGTAAGGGCCTGGAGCTAAGCAGTGGCATCCACTGTCATCCTGACTATTCTTGCGCTGCGAAGGTGGCATCACACACCCAAAGGACAGGCGTGTCAGGCTGATGGGTGAAGTCTGCCTAGTGCCACACTTAATGAATGGGCAGCACAAAGGGCACATCTAGTATGGTGGTGTGTGTGAGGACAAGCGGCATCTTAGCATGCTGACAAGTGCACACTGAATGTCAAAAGGTGGGATTCTAAAGCCCACCCAGAAGGCGCTGACTGAGGGAGGCCATCCCGAGGGTCTTTGGGAAGACACAGAACACCCGGGGGACTCGCCTCAGGGTCAGCCCGgcacttttacttttcttttattattttcaggcattaaaaaaaaaaaacaaggtcagTCCGTCAACTGCTGCGCCAACATGCCCCTCGGATTGATTAACGTCTGTGCAGGACGGGCTCCAGAAGTGCCCCCCATGTCGTATGGCGGGGTCTGCACCTCCTGCCCGTCCTCCTCCCACTCACTTCCCCTTTCACTCATCCTTGGGATTTACAGGCTGGACACAAGAACGGAGACCGCGGCTGAATCGCCGCTCGCCATAAAGCAGCGGGACTGAATAAACGAAATGAAGGGGGGGCTGAGGGGCTCTAAACCCCACCAGTCCGATTTGTTGATTCGCTGAACGGAATTACAGGAACATGAAATGAAACCCACGCACCCTAAAACAGAATCAGAACTTGcgttgaatgaaaacctgcagccacttcagCCCCCCGGGACCGGAGCGCATGGACCACTGTTGAGTTAGCAGATAAATGAAAGCGGTCAAACAGCGCCCTCGTGTGCCCACCGGTCTCACATTAAGAGCCTTTCACCTATCTAGCCGTGGCAGGTCGCCTTTGCCCCCTGCCAGTCGTTTATAGCGCCTTGACGGTCCTCATTTTCTCTCCCTTCACCCCCGCTTAGGATTCGTTTGGCTTTCCGGTTGTCTTAAAGCCCTCGGAGCGCCAGTTCTGCACAGACGCGCCGCCGCCGTTTCTCCAGCCTTGTGCTTGTCGCTCGCGTCCCGGCTGATACTCGAGTGTCAGGTGACTTTTACTTGGATGACAGGTGTCGTAACGCTCACCCCCGCCCCTTTTGTTGTTCTCGTTGTCTAGGCAGCCACCGGCCCTCCGAGTCGTCGCCAAGTGccagaggttttgtttttcttcttcacagCGGCGCGCAGTCACCGCTCGTCTCGCCTCTCGCGATCTCGCCCTCTCAAGCCAGCGTTAGGAGGCGGAACCGCGCCCCGTGAGCTCATCGTCGCCTGCCGCATACTACGTACGTCGCCTCGCCCGTCTTTTCGTTTCCCGGTTCGCCTCGCCTCGCCCGGCCCTCCTTCACGTCCGAAAAGCACATCAGCATCCCGGTGAGTGACGCGGGGTCGGGGGGAGTGTGGCTGCCATTTCTTCGGAGGacattctgtcttttttattagtttgtttcGCTTTTCCTCTGCCACTTTTCTTTTTCGCTCCTGCCTGGGCCCGAAATGCCTGACAAGTAACCCCGGCCTGTGCCCGAGTGAACTGTCCGCCCACCACTACCCCCTCAGGGTCTGACCGGACTGGACACCCTCGGCTGGCAGTGCCAACTCGGAGGCGGAAGTTAAAAAGTCAAGGCGAAGGGGGCTCAAACCTGTAGGGGGCACTTGTCACCTCGTCAGTTCCGGCTCTGTATCAAGACATCGCGTGCAGGTTTGTGTCGAGAGACCCCCGGGGCTTCCTCTGCGCGGCCGACACCTGTGACCGAATGACAAGGACATTTAATGTCCCCAGATACGACGATAATCAATCTAAAAGCCTATTCTCGAGCGGCCATTTCCCGTCGGTGTATTTTTGTGGGGTCCATAAGCGCCTCGGGGGTCCTTACACACAAGGATACTCATATAGCGCCTTAAAGGGTGGCAGGTGAAGTCAAACTACTGGCACAGAATCTTCGAATGTCCGTCCAACTGGCACTTTATCTTTTCCCATGCAGGAGCTTTGTGAGTTCAGGTGGCACAGAGGTTACCTCGGCTCAATTCCTGGTTTTCCATTCTCTCAAGTTGACATGGCGACTGTAAATCAGCCCAATGTGATTGTACCCTTGCATGGACTGGCACACCCCCTCTAGGGTGGGCCTGTGTTTGGACTGATGTATGCCAGTGCAGTAATGGATGGACAGCCGTGTGGCATACAGCTGACCTCGAGCCCACCAATGGGTGGACTTCAGGTTTATGCCCAGGTCAGTCTGCTTGTGTCTTTTGCTGGGAACTGTTGGCCCGTGGCCAGGATGGCACCGTCCAGCTGGTGTCAAATTTCCAGTCACTCCAGTATTCCAAAGCTTGAGTGACACCAGCAGGGACTAACAATGAGGACGGTGGGACCTTGACGGGAGCAGGGAGAAGTGTGGTAGGTGGGCACTTACATGGCAACCAACATTGCACAGTGCCAGTCACATCCATGAGTCATAGCTATACTGACTGACCACTGAAATCCAAACCTACACACTACACTCTGCCCGCTTTTGATGCCAATCTCCGACGCCACCATGATTtaaaacacagaacttcacaTCACTTTCACTTGCCCTGTGCTTCCAAAATGCAGTGGGCATTGGGCAGTACCTAGATAGTGTCACAGTCTTGTAAGGTTAATCCAACAGTACCCACATGCCACACTACTCATCCAGAAAGTACCCATGGGGCCCAATGATTAACTGACTACACATGCTTTGCTGCTTGCCGTGCCAACAGGGCAGAAGTGTCTCATGCCAGCCCCCGCACTGCAGCACTGGTATTGTGGCAGTAATGACACTGCAATGTTCTCTCCATAGAATGACCACAGCACAGTGATTGGTACCTTTCATGGCACAGTGGGCACTTGAACATACCCCCATATGATGACGGCTGTGTGTGAAAAGCCCGAATGTGCTTAAAGGGTTGCCCAGTCATTAACTCTCTGCCATGCCCATTTTACCCCCAAATACCCACTTCTGTTTGAATTTACAAGTGGGTAGGGAAAGCTTTGTTAGCGTGTGCCAGCCTGTGGCCAGTCTAAGACCCCCAAGGGTCTTGCTGTTGAACAATccaaagaagattttttttccctttctcctTCCTCGGATCTGTGTGCCACCCTAGTAAGTTGGTAAATTGCCAGGCCACAGCCAGCACATGCCCCCCAATGACTTGCTTCCTGTTTCCAAACTCTTTAGATACCGAAGTGTGCAGAATGGCACCTAAACGAAAAGCAGCAGCGGGCACCAAAGGTGCAAAGAAAGTGAAAACTGAGTCGGAGGAGCCAGAGGATGCCTTCCGATCGGCCAAGGAGGCCCTGAAGTCTGCGGCCAAAGGAAAGGGCACCGCCAAGGTGGATGCGGCCTGTTGCCTCAGCAGAAACCCTGATGCCAAGGTGAGCGCCTGGCCAGTAGGCCCAAGGGTAACTTGCTCGCTGTTTGAAGAATTCTGGTCTCCTCCTAAAATTCCAGGCCATTAATGTTAGGCGCCATTTTGAAGATGACAGACCCCTGTGAAGTTTAAACCCCTGCCTGGTCTCAGCCTTTGTGGGTCTGCCACGTGTGCCAGGCCGCTGATCTGAGTGGGTGTGCCTTAACAGCTGTGGTGGTCCTCCAGTATGGTGGGCTGAATGACAAGCCGTGGGTCTTCTTGTGTTCCCTTCTTCCCAGGTTTATGCCGACTACGACTGCATGTTGAATCAGACCAACATCGGCCACAACAACAACAAGTTCTACATCATTCAGGTCATTGAGGCGGGCACCTCGTTCTACTGCTGGAACCGCTGGGGCCGTGTGGTAAGTCCTGAGTGGCATTAAAGAACAGGCACTAAGGGGCGAGGGGGGGGCTAGCAGTGCCCACTTCACTTGTCTTTTACAAATCAAAGAGGTGAGCGGGTGCACAAGGGTGACATGACCAGCATATTTGAATTGTTCAATTGTTGTAAGACAATTTAAAATGCTGCCAGTCACAGGGGCCCCCAGCTGACAACACTCGGCCTTCATGAGTTTGCACTTCTACCCATGTGTGGGTGTCTGTCTTTCAGTGTTGCTGCTCTTTAAGTCTGCCACTCACAAGGTCCCAAACCCCCCAAGTTTTGAAGGGCACTCAGAAAATGGCCATCCTAAGCCTGTATAGCCCATCTTGAATTTGTGTCCTGGTCCAGGTCCTGCCCACCCAAAGTGCCCCTTACTACCGTGGGGCCAGGCACGGACCTCTCAAATGCGGGTATTACTCACTTAGCCCACATTGTTGTTCTGACCAAGTCCCATGCGGACATTGGCTTGGATGGCCTTTATGTGGCACACTGTAGAGGCTTTGATCTGTCATGTTACCCAAATCCGTGAATTTGCTGACACGTGGGCAGCACcattttgtgtcgtctttttccTGATGCCAGGTTGTTCTTTATCTGCCCTCCAGGGTGAGGTGGGCCAGTCCAAACTGTCGTCAGCCTACGGCATGCTGGCCTCCGCCCAAAGGGATTTTGAGAAGAAGTTTAAGGACAAAACCAAGAATGACTGGAAGGACAAGGACAACTTCAAAGCGCACCCCGGGAAGTACACGCTGATCGAAGTGGAGGGCGAAGGGGAGGAAGTGACCAGCGTCAAGGTGAGCACATCGCCGCTCAGGCCTCTCGCTCAGCTTTGGACCTGTCCCACCCCCCTTGGGCATACGGGGTCCTCGTTGTCATGTTACCATGTCCACCAGCCAGAGGCGGTCAGTTGCCACACCAAAAACCCTTAAAGGAGATCTGCCCACCCTCTGGACACTTGGAAGCTCCCGTTATTCTCAGGGCAGTTTTTGAGTTTGCAGGACCAACAAAAGCTCAGTTCCTCATTCAGTCACCCACCCTCATCAGGTCCATTTGACTGTTGTGACCGTCCGGCTTTTCAGGTTGGTCAGCCACTGCTCTCCATTGGACGGTGGAACATGAAGGCCCATTTCATTTGTATTAAGCCCATTTTTGGCATCCAGAGTGGTCTCCGAGTCCTTGGTCTTCCCATTCTCCCCTTTCCACCTTATGTCTTTTAAGGGAATGGTGTGAAACCACAACGGGCTGGCAGGAAAGAAGATTCAGAACGTGACGTTCAGTCCACAAGTCAGCATGAATGTCCATCATTGTCTCACCTACAAGCACACAACGTTTTCGTGTCACTGGCTAAAGGCTGGCGTTCTAAAAACACCCACCTGACAGTTGACTGTGGCGTCAGAGAGCCAAGTGAGCGAGATGACGGGAGGCGGGTGGGAGGCCAGCTGGGCCTTCAAACCCACCGCTCCATACCTCCGGTCTGCTCCTGCTTTGTCTTGGCACGGTCTCGGTTTCACGTGTGCCGACGCTGGAGGTGGTGACACCAGCTAGAGGACCCTTTGCCATTCCTATTGTGGCTGCTTGTCCAGGACACTGTTGCTTGATGTGACCTGAACTTAACAGAAGGGCAGTCTCAAGGACGTGAACAATCCATGCATATTTATGGGCAAACACAAATGTCCATGAGGAGTGGTGGCAGCCCAGCCTCTGATCCTAAACCATGGTGGTTTGGCATCACTTGTGGTGTGACACTCAATAGCTTAAAGCCACCCATGTCCACAGTATGTGACAGTTTCTCACAGTCTTTGTTTTTGAAGGTTTTTGTTTGCCCGAGGTGTGCCCAGAAGTGACCATCCGTGCATTCCTTAAAAATGCCCACGTTTCTCTTTAGACGTTGCGGGTTTACCTGCTGGGTGTCATAGTAGACATTCAAGACCACTGACAAGCTCTCTCTGCTTGTAGACGGACACGGTGGATGGAAGAGTCAAGAGGGTTCTGCCCTGCACCTTGGACAAACCGACCCAGGAGCTCATCCAGCTCATCTTCAGCAATGACATGTTCAACAACGCCATGGAGACAATGAACCTCGGTAAGAACCTTCAGTCTGCTTACTGACAGTGGGACGGAACCCATCCTGCTGATGCTGGGCCATCGATGCCCACTCTACCTTTTCAAATCGCATGGTGGAGTGAGGCGTTTGGCTCCTCCATACCAGTTTAAGGAGATTAGAACCCAAATGGAAGAGGCAGCGCAGACTGGCACCTTCCAAATATACCTGAGATGTCAGCATTTCAACAAGGCACGGGTGCCAATGGACTGGTGTGCCTTGTGAATGTCGTGAACGGGCTGTGCCAGGTAGGTGCTATCTCAGCTTTTCCCTCAAGTGCCTTGAACAGTCTTGAGAATCATATGACCCACCAATTGTCCATGCGTTCATCCTGTGGTCAGTAGGCGGCACTCTTGAGCTGGCCTTTGATCCTGAAAGGACCACCAAAGTAATAACCTAATGGCGGGGGGAGGTGGTGGGAGGGGGgataaagaaacaaagcaaacccCCGAATGGCACATGGTGCTGAGCCAATCGGGACTCGTGAACTGGCGGCCGAGGCTTTTGGTTGCCAGCCCTTCATTTCAGGGTTTTACTCGGTGAATCTTTAGAAGTGGAGGAGCCAACGTTGGAAAAAAGCACCATTGCTAACGCTAGCCATTTCTTTCCAATGCAGACATTAAGAAGATGCCCCTGGGGAAGCTCAGCAAGACGCAAATCGCCAAAGGGTTTGAGGCCCTCGAGGAGCTGGACGCGGCTCTTCAGAGCAAATCCTCCAAGGCGAAGCTCGAGAAGCTCTCATCCAGCTTCTATACGATTATCCCCCATAACTTTGGGCGCATGCGGCCGCCTGTCATCGACTCTGAAGAAGTCATACAAGCCAAGAAGGAAATGCTGCTGGTAAGTGGAGGGACACCGGGTGGGCTCGAGCATGGACCAGCTTTTAGTGGGGCTCATAGGGCTTTCTTTTGGAAAGATGCGTCCTGCCGTAATTCTCTCAGGCTGATCCCCTGGGTGCTCTTCTCTGTTGGACGCCCAGATTTGCAGACAGGCACTTCTGCCCTCTTCGTACTTATCTCAGGCCCATGAGCTTTGGCTGCAGGTAGTCGCCACAAAGACACCATCTTGGACTGACTCGCCTCATCTCTGGTGCCCACAGTGATTGGTAACGCATGTCTAAGAGTGTTCGGTTGTAGTGTCTGTCTCTACATGCATCAGCCAGGGT
This genomic window from Polypterus senegalus isolate Bchr_013 chromosome 12, ASM1683550v1, whole genome shotgun sequence contains:
- the parp3 gene encoding protein mono-ADP-ribosyltransferase PARP3, coding for MAPKRKAAAGTKGAKKVKTESEEPEDAFRSAKEALKSAAKGKGTAKVDAACCLSRNPDAKVYADYDCMLNQTNIGHNNNKFYIIQVIEAGTSFYCWNRWGRVGEVGQSKLSSAYGMLASAQRDFEKKFKDKTKNDWKDKDNFKAHPGKYTLIEVEGEGEEVTSVKTDTVDGRVKRVLPCTLDKPTQELIQLIFSNDMFNNAMETMNLDIKKMPLGKLSKTQIAKGFEALEELDAALQSKSSKAKLEKLSSSFYTIIPHNFGRMRPPVIDSEEVIQAKKEMLLVLADIEVAQSLQAEKQKVKVEVEESPHPTDQDYMLLKCGLRRLDEKSKNYQIIKKYLSVTGSPSLELLNVWEVDRDKEGERFKTHDGIENRRLLWHGTNVAVVAAILKSGLRIMPHSGGRVGKGIYFASENSKSAGYVCPTSNRIGIMFLNEVSLGKEYTITADDGRLVRAPEGYDCVVARGQTEPDASKDTSIILDGKKVMVPQGKPLSQKEYNSSYFSQSEYVIYKESQCRIRYLLQLKF